A window of the Leptospira kmetyi serovar Malaysia str. Bejo-Iso9 genome harbors these coding sequences:
- a CDS encoding LIC10906 family membrane protein: MFDESFLTVGIGLFLLYLGFYVNRINPRKKVQRYFLYLCIMNSLWMFGLSIRLYLPIAIREIFINLILFPVVFIPLFLDLVVALLIKRNIKFNYYRIALIFVLMPTFVCISIFGAFVKLDNPIVYSYTPYLNYHLIIVYCIVSISISAYSLGRVTILRRGDERIRSFLMFIGLVFALSVSILCVYILPLRGSFLAAYSAIGLLPFAVLWAVAILHYDAFKIRELVLEGQSLPFLSRLFSFAVLKLYRLMDGDRYEIKLLLSKTHVASNIINKHYDLAVKHPTLEGKERVKIVASIYRRRIQ; the protein is encoded by the coding sequence ATGTTTGACGAAAGTTTTCTCACAGTTGGAATCGGATTATTTTTATTATACCTTGGCTTTTACGTAAATAGAATTAACCCGAGAAAGAAAGTCCAAAGATATTTTCTTTATCTATGTATAATGAATTCCTTATGGATGTTCGGGCTTTCTATTAGATTGTATCTTCCTATTGCAATTCGAGAGATTTTTATCAATTTAATTTTGTTTCCCGTCGTATTCATTCCTTTGTTTCTTGATTTGGTTGTCGCTTTATTAATAAAACGGAATATTAAATTCAATTATTATCGAATCGCTTTGATTTTCGTTTTAATGCCTACTTTTGTATGTATTTCCATTTTCGGAGCCTTCGTAAAATTGGATAATCCGATAGTTTACTCTTATACTCCTTATTTGAATTATCATTTAATTATCGTTTATTGTATTGTTTCAATTTCGATTAGCGCATATAGTTTAGGTCGCGTTACGATTCTTCGACGCGGTGATGAAAGGATTCGATCGTTTTTAATGTTTATTGGATTAGTATTCGCGCTTTCAGTTTCTATTTTGTGTGTCTACATTCTTCCTCTCCGGGGTTCTTTTTTAGCGGCTTATTCAGCTATAGGACTTCTTCCCTTTGCAGTTCTATGGGCTGTAGCAATATTGCATTATGACGCTTTTAAAATCCGCGAACTTGTTTTAGAAGGGCAATCTTTACCATTTCTAAGTCGATTATTCTCTTTTGCCGTTTTAAAATTGTATCGGCTCATGGATGGAGATAGATATGAGATTAAACTTCTTCTTTCGAAAACGCACGTCGCTTCGAATATTATAAACAAACATTATGACTTAGCTGTAAAGCATCCAACTTTAGAAGGGAAGGAGCGAGTTAAGATCGTCGCAAGTATTTATAGAAGACGAATCCAATAG
- a CDS encoding LBL_2463 family protein — protein sequence MSHAATKFTVKKLTINDSEIELNRVKEFIITKFQEGGYVDSDWRKFDYDEWSTWFYYENEIEILAAMRLVEKKPNNLIPLEFALIRDDNKNAILRRYAVMEENVADWNAVAFTTSNEGWEAAKRTFRAVAKHCVEKGYNKVYGMYPVSLRSIKLFYKKSGAIDSPRYKEQVYFHDFYLNNELCYLKVIELEKETLQEIASKAY from the coding sequence ATGTCCCATGCCGCAACAAAGTTTACTGTAAAAAAGCTCACAATCAATGATTCGGAGATCGAACTAAATAGGGTAAAGGAATTTATAATCACAAAATTTCAAGAAGGAGGGTATGTAGATTCTGACTGGAGAAAGTTCGATTACGATGAATGGTCAACCTGGTTCTATTACGAAAATGAAATAGAAATCCTCGCGGCTATGCGTTTGGTTGAAAAAAAGCCAAATAACCTAATCCCTTTGGAATTCGCTTTGATTCGAGACGATAATAAAAACGCTATTCTACGACGTTATGCAGTAATGGAAGAAAATGTTGCTGATTGGAACGCAGTTGCTTTTACAACTTCTAATGAAGGTTGGGAAGCCGCGAAAAGAACCTTTCGCGCAGTAGCAAAACATTGCGTAGAGAAAGGTTATAATAAGGTTTATGGAATGTATCCGGTTTCATTGAGAAGTATAAAACTTTTTTATAAAAAATCCGGCGCAATAGATTCTCCTCGATATAAAGAACAAGTTTACTTCCATGATTTTTATTTGAATAACGAACTATGTTACTTGAAAGTGATTGAATTAGAAAAAGAGACTTTACAGGAAATTGCGTCAAAAGCATATTAA
- a CDS encoding phage portal protein — protein MDNAGRGRPRGKDYEKNLAKRNRIEHSKEIQHKSSKVNEKLISLAKSWFNQVNTAEVAGRQPVYTYDQMQQMRDGINLRPSWRIPISNLRSASYGTSLISAIQTVRVEDLNRFARINSKSGLWFRMEDEDLEITDEISSRMKFCGRWFDKMGDLTPGWANRDHLVSVFEMMLRDTLTIDSVAFFLVFNSFGKLIEMRYLDPGTIFTVDPTKGYRGDLSIAFVQIIDDNVVETFSANEILFLHKNHLSDVNMRGFGFSPLEAAMLDLVGVIRSLKFNRDTFSRQHPPGYLSLQGDISQDGLESLQLQWQEMISGLDDSHRIPIVATSAGEVKWTPLNIANEMVFKDLLQWSVSLVLMAHGMDQAELGLRLIGSQSLSEANQSEKSKMSLTRAKLSLLNYFESVFSKLKSFRDDDFSGIVCEFTGKDPEDEKDKLQKYKDEVANWKLLDEIRIEQDQPTIGETLSDLYGVSADDYKLAGAVILNPVFQQNLQMLKQETSSSDNGQYSESEFNEDDEDLNFSENEENKEENEYDFSEEKDKDLVF, from the coding sequence ATGGACAACGCAGGTCGTGGAAGACCGCGAGGCAAGGATTACGAAAAAAACCTCGCTAAACGTAATCGTATCGAACATTCAAAAGAGATTCAGCATAAATCGAGTAAGGTAAATGAAAAACTTATTAGCCTTGCTAAGTCTTGGTTCAATCAAGTAAACACCGCTGAAGTCGCAGGACGACAGCCCGTTTATACCTACGACCAGATGCAACAGATGAGGGATGGAATCAATCTTCGTCCTTCCTGGCGGATTCCTATTTCTAACCTTCGAAGTGCAAGTTACGGCACCTCCCTTATCTCAGCGATTCAAACAGTACGAGTCGAAGATTTGAATCGATTCGCTCGTATCAATTCAAAATCGGGTCTTTGGTTTCGAATGGAAGATGAGGATCTAGAGATAACCGACGAGATCAGTTCGAGAATGAAATTTTGCGGACGCTGGTTTGACAAGATGGGCGACCTTACACCTGGTTGGGCAAACAGAGATCATCTAGTTTCCGTTTTTGAGATGATGCTCAGAGATACTCTGACAATAGATTCAGTCGCATTTTTTTTAGTTTTTAATTCTTTTGGAAAGCTAATTGAGATGAGGTATCTCGATCCCGGAACGATCTTCACTGTCGATCCGACAAAAGGTTACAGAGGTGACTTATCCATCGCCTTCGTTCAGATCATCGATGACAATGTTGTCGAGACATTTAGTGCAAACGAAATTCTATTTCTTCACAAAAACCATCTTTCTGATGTGAATATGCGCGGCTTCGGCTTCTCCCCTCTTGAGGCGGCAATGCTAGATTTAGTTGGAGTAATCCGGTCTTTAAAATTCAATAGGGACACCTTTTCGAGACAACACCCTCCGGGATACCTCTCTCTCCAAGGAGATATTTCTCAGGACGGACTTGAATCGCTACAATTGCAATGGCAAGAGATGATCTCAGGACTCGACGATTCGCACCGTATCCCCATTGTTGCCACCTCTGCCGGTGAGGTGAAGTGGACTCCGCTCAATATTGCGAATGAAATGGTTTTCAAGGATTTACTTCAATGGAGCGTCTCACTTGTGCTTATGGCACATGGTATGGATCAAGCAGAGTTAGGATTACGACTCATCGGTTCACAATCCCTGTCTGAAGCAAACCAATCCGAAAAAAGCAAAATGAGTCTTACAAGAGCCAAGCTCTCTCTCCTAAATTATTTCGAATCTGTATTTTCGAAATTAAAAAGTTTTAGAGACGATGATTTTAGCGGAATTGTGTGTGAGTTTACCGGAAAAGATCCAGAGGATGAAAAGGACAAACTTCAAAAATACAAAGACGAGGTTGCAAATTGGAAACTCCTAGATGAGATACGGATCGAACAAGATCAGCCTACAATCGGTGAGACCTTATCAGATCTCTACGGAGTATCTGCCGACGATTATAAACTCGCAGGAGCGGTAATTCTCAATCCGGTATTTCAACAAAATTTACAAATGCTTAAACAAGAAACTTCTTCTTCGGATAACGGACAATATTCTGAATCGGAATTCAACGAAGATGACGAAGATTTAAACTTTTCTGAAAATGAAGAAAACAAAGAAGAAAATGAATATGATTTTTCGGAAGAAAAGGATAAGGATCTAGTATTTTAA
- a CDS encoding helix-turn-helix domain-containing protein — translation MKPIRSEKLDKEAVKRFNTALRFLSEKKGLSQRKIASLMGESQSSISRIANGATPLTINFAILFEHYTEISSKWLMSGEGSIFVNGENAAIFSDEEINLFSNLKSDKLRYEIVKIIAKTKIGNLEILKKLLIEINK, via the coding sequence ATGAAACCGATTCGCTCTGAAAAATTAGACAAGGAAGCTGTAAAACGATTTAATACAGCATTGAGGTTTCTTTCTGAAAAGAAAGGGCTTTCTCAAAGAAAAATTGCCTCGTTGATGGGAGAAAGCCAAAGTTCGATTTCAAGAATAGCAAACGGAGCGACTCCTCTAACGATAAATTTTGCAATTTTATTTGAGCATTACACCGAAATATCTTCTAAGTGGCTTATGTCTGGTGAAGGCTCTATCTTCGTAAATGGGGAAAATGCGGCGATTTTTTCTGATGAGGAAATTAACTTATTCTCCAATCTTAAATCGGATAAGCTCAGGTATGAAATTGTAAAAATAATCGCCAAAACCAAGATTGGGAATTTGGAAATTCTAAAAAAATTGCTTATCGAAATCAATAAATAA